From Mus musculus strain C57BL/6J chromosome 17, GRCm38.p6 C57BL/6J, the proteins below share one genomic window:
- the Olfr135 gene encoding olfactory receptor 135, with product MILVNKSHPEEFILLGFADRPWLELPLFIILLVTYPTAMIGNIAIILMSILDPCLHSPMYFFLTNLSFLDMCYTTSIVPQMLINLWGSTKTISYLRCVVQLYFFHTMGGTECVLLALMSFDRYVAICKPLHYTLIMNRRNCLLLVSTVWLTGISYAVSEATVTLQLPLCGHNKMDHLVCEIPILIKTACGEKETNELALSVICIFLLAVPLCLILASYASIGHAVFKIKSIEGRKKAFGTCSSHLIVVLLFYGPGISMYLQPPSSITKDQPKFMALFYGVVTPTLNPFIYTLRNKDVKGALGNLFRNIFIPK from the coding sequence ATGATATTGGTCAATAAAAGTCACCCAGAAGAGTTTATTCTACTTGGTTTTGCAGATCGTCCTTGGCTGGAACTTCCTCTCTTTATTATTCTTCTGGTAACATACCCCACAGCCATGATTGGAAACATCGCCATCATTCTCATGTCTATATTAGACCCCTGTCTCCACAGCCCCATGTATTTCTTTCTCACCAACCTCTCCTTTCTGGACATGTGCTACACCACAAGCATTGTACCTCAGATGTTAATTAACCTTTGGGGCTCTACAAAGACCATCAGCTACTTGAGGTGTGTAGTTCAGCTTTATTTCTTCCACACAATGGGAGGTACAGAGTGTGTCCTCCTAGCTCTTATGTCCTTTGACCGATATGTGGCCATCTGCAAACCCCTGCACTATACCCTCATAATGAATCGGCGTAACTGCCTCCTGTTAGTGTCCACTGTGTGGCTGACTGGAATTTCCTATGCTGTCTCAGAGGCCACTGTAACACTGCAATTGCCTCTATGTGGCCACAATAAAATGGATCATTTAGTGTGTGAGATTCcaattctgataaaaactgcttgtggTGAAAAAGAGACTAATGAGCTTGCTCTCTCTGTAATATGCATTTTTCTTTTAGCTGTCCCTCTGTGTTTAATTCTTGCCTCCTATGCTAGTATTGGACATGCTGTCTTTAAAATCAAATcaatagaaggaaggaaaaaggcttTTGGGACATGTTCCTCTCATCTCATTGTAGTTCTCTTGTTCTATGGCCCAGGTATTAGTATGTATCTTCAGCCTCCCTCCTCTATTACAAAAGACCAACCTAAGTTCATGGCTCTCTTCTATGGAGTAGTCACTCCTACACTGAACCCCTTCATTTATACTCTGAGAAATAAGGATGTTAAGGGGGCATTAGGTAACCTATTCAGAAACATTTTTATTCCGAAGTGA